Within Halorubrum lacusprofundi ATCC 49239, the genomic segment CGTCGCCGCGGTTGTTCAGACTCACCTGCAGCGTCGACTCCTCGCCGGGAACGAACGCCGTCTCGGGCGCGAACGCCTCGATGTCGGGATCGCCGCTGACCGTGTCGTTGGCCGCGACCAGCGCGGTGCCGGCCACTAGCAGACAGCAGACAAGCGCGACGACCGCGATCTTCCGGATACGGCTCATATCGGTTATCCGTGGTAGACCGCGCCGACGTAATACCCTTCGGGAACCTCTAGAAACATCGTATCAGTTTCCAGAAATATATTGCAGATCGGTTGGTAGTCTCAGCTCGGTTTGGGGTGCTAGAATACGGATTCCATTCGAATATCGTCGTATCCATGCCAAAACAAAATTCAGTTTCAGCGCCACTCATTTAAATATACTTAGCGTAGATCGCTGCATGGAGTCGCTTCGCGATCTGGGGCTGTCGAGCTACGAGGACCGGGCGTACCGCGGACTGCTCGGGCTCGGCACCGGGACCGCCGCCGACGTGACCGCCGAGAGCGACGTGCCGAAGGGGCGCATCTACGACGCGCTCGGCGGGTTGGAGTCCCGCGGGCTCGTCCGCGTCCAGAGCGATCGGGAGCCGAAGCGGTACGCGCCGGTCGAGCCCGCAGTCGCCGTCGATCGGCTCGTCGAGGCCAAACGCCGGGAGCTGGAGCGCCGGATCGAGACGTACGAGTCGGGGAAAGACGAGCTGATCGACCAGTTGGCCGACGCTGAGACGACTGACGACCGGTTCTGGACCGCCGCCGTCGGTGCCGAGGATTCGCTGGATCTGCTCTTCGAGCGGGTCGACGCCGCGGCGGACTCGATCGTCGTCGTCGCCACCGAGGTCTCCTCGCAGTTCGAGGTGGACCGCGAGGGGCCGGTCCTCCTCGACCGGCTGCTGTCGGCGATCCGACGCGGCGTCGACGTCTCCGTGCTGTTGTCGCCGGCGATGTTCGACGACGCGCTGGCCGCGATCGACGAGGACCACGCCGTGCTCGCGATGGCACAGGGCGCCTTCACGCTCCGCGTGACCGACGACGTGTACGGTAACTTCTACCTCATCGACGACGAGGAAGTGTGTCTAGAGGTGTCCGACCCGCTCGCGCCCGACCGTCTGTTCGGTATGCTCGACCTGCGCGACCGCGGCTTCGCGACCCGCGTGAGCGACGGGTTCGTTGACGCGTGGGAATCGGCCGACGTGGTCGAGGAGATCTGAGCGCCGATCCGAGAGGGTCGCTGGCTCGAGAGATTCACCGATTCGATGACAGGAGATCGACCGCAGTCACCGAAAAACGCCTTATTTTATCCGTTATGATAATTGTGGGGCGCAGCTTTATCCGATCGCGACCGAAGGAGGGACCGAACCAGCGTGACCCTCCGCCCGACCGACCGCCCGGCGATCGCCTGCCGCGATGTCCGGGCCGATACCGACGACACCCGACAGTCGATCGACGGATCGGCCGAGTCGCCCGCTTCAAGCGGTTCGCCCGCTTCGCCAGTCCCGGGTGCCGACCGGTTCGTCGCGGCTGTCGCGGTCGACGGCGAGGTGCTGTTCGCCGGTCCCTCGGTGCCCGCGGTGCTCGGGATCGAGCGGGCGACCCTCGTCGGTGATGACCTCTTGGATTACGTTCACCCGAACGACCGCGAGCCCGTCTCCGACGCGCTCTCGGCGGTCGCGACCAACCGCGTCGTCACCCACCGGCTCCGCCACGCCAACGGCGGGTTCGTCTGGGTCGAGTCGGTCGTCGACGAGGAGTTAGCCCCCGAGTTCGGTGGGCGCGTCGTCACGGTGCGTCGCGTCGACGCCGAGCAGACCTTCCCGGAGCGGTTCCGGGAGTTCCTGGAGTACGGCACGGATCTGGTCACCGTCGTCGACGCGGACGGGCGGGTCCGGTACGAGAGCCCGGCCGTCGAGGAGGTTCTCGGCTACGAGCAGGGGTCGACCGTGGGGCGCTCCCCGCTCGGCTACGTCCACCCCGACGACCGCGAGCGCGTGACCGAGCGGTTCTACCGCGCGCTCAACGATCCCGACGCGACCCCCACGATGGAGTACCGCTACCGTACCGCCGACGGCAACTGGGTCTGGCTGGAGTCTCGAAGCCGGTCGCTACCCGACGACGTCGCGGTCGGACGCCTGCTCATCAACTCGCGGGACGTGAGCGAGCGGAAGGCGCGCGAGCGCCGGCTCACCGACCGCAACGAGCGGCTCGACCGCTTCGCCAGCATCGTCTCGCACGACCTCCGGAACCCGCTGTCGGTGATCCGAGGATCGATGGAGATGGCGGAGCTAAACGGCGACACAGAGCCCTTGGAGCGCGGCGAGCGCGCCGTCGACCGGATCGACCAGCTGGTCTCGGAGCTGTTGACGCTCGCCCGGCAGGGCTCCGGGATCGACGAGCCGACCGAGTTCGCGCTCGGTGGCGTCGCTCGCGAGGCGTGGGACACCGCCGGGAGCGCGGACGCGACCCTCGTCCTCGGCGCGGATGCCCGAGTGTGCGGCGACCGCGGCCGGCTGCGACAGGTGTTCGAGAACCTGTTCCGGAACGCGACGGAACACGCCGCGCCGGACGGCACAGACGCGATTCGATCGACCGACAGCGGCGAAGACGCCCCACTCACCGTCCTCGTGACCGCGACCGGCGGGGGATTTCTCGTCGCCGACGACGGACCGGGGATCGATCCGGCGCACCGCGAGGAGGTCTTCGACCCTGGCTTCACGACCCGCGAGGACGGGACAGGCTACGGGCTCGACATCGTCCGCGAGGTCGTCGAGTCGCACGGGTGGACGATCGGAGTCCGGAGAGACGGCACCGATCCGGCGTGCCCGGACGACGTGACGGTCCCCGACGGGGCGTGCTTCGTGGTCGGAGGCCCCGACTCCGACGCGGCCGACGCGGACGAACCGTGGATCGACGGGTGACCGCGGTCGGCACGTCGCCGTCCCGTCGCCGCGCGGGCCCGCCCACATCACGCCACCGCGCCGTCCCGTCGCGTTTATTCCTCCCGCGCGCCAATCCGGCCCGTGACCCCCGTCGATGCGACCATCCGGCCAGTCGAGCGCGCCGACCTGCTCGCCGTGGTACGGATCGAGCGAACGTGCTTCTCGGACCCGTGGCCGTACGACGCCTTCGAGCGGCTACTCGAGGAGCCCGCGTTCCTCGTCGCGGAGTGGGAGGGGGCAGTCGTCGGCTACGTCGTCGCGGATTCCACTCCGAACCACGGCCGCGACATCGGCCACGTGAAGGACTTCGCAGTCCACCCCGAGGCGCGCAAGCGAGGGGTCGGTCGGACGCTGCTCCGCTCGGCGCTCGTGCGCCTCCACGCCGTCGGCGTCGCAGTCGTGCGACTTGAGGTCCGCGAGAGCAACGCGGCCGCACGCTCTCTGTACGCGGACGAGGGCTTCGATCCGATCCGCCGCATCTCGAACTACTACCGGGACGGCGAGGACGCGTTCGTGCTCGTCGTCGACCTCGCGGAGTGGACGGCGGGGGAGTGACAGTCTGTCACTTCTCGCGCAGACTTCCGCTTTTTAAAAAGGCTTAGTGCCCCGGAGGCAAACCTCGTGGTATGAGTTCGGTTCCCGAGCGAGCGGAGATCGACGAGGCGTACAAGTGGGACCTCCAGGGCATCTACGCGGACGACGAGGAGTGGGAGTCCGCGTACGAGGCGGTGTCGGAGCGGATCGAGGAGTTGGAGGCGTACGAAGGGCGCGTCGCCGACGACGCCGCGACCCTCCTCGAACTGCTGGAGTTGCGCGAGGCGATCTTCCGCGATCTCGAGCAGGTGATGACGTACGCCCAGCTCCGCAGCGCCGAGGACACCCGGAACCAAGAGTATCAGGCGATGTCCGCGAAGGCGTCCTCGCTCGGCTCCGAGGCGTCGAGCACGATCTCCTATCTCGAACCGGAGCTCCAGTCGCTTACCGAGGCGGACGTGGCGGCGTTCGTCGACGACGAGCCCGCGCTCGCCGAGTACGAGCACTACCTCGACGACGTGTTACGGATGAAAGCCCACACGCGTTCGGCGGAGGTCGAGGAGGTGCTCGCGGACCTGTCAGAGGTTACCGACGCGCCGAGCGAGATCTACTCGATGCTGACGAACGCCGACATGACCTACGGCGTCGTCGAGAACCCCGACGGCGAGGAGGTCGAGATCACGCAGGCGAACTTCACAAAGCTCCAGAAGAACCCGGACCGCAAGTTCCGCGAGCGCGTCCACGAGACGTTCTACGACGAGTGGGCCGGCGTCCGCAACACGGTCGGTACGTCGCTTAAAAAGGCCGTCCGAGAGCACGCGACGAGCGCCGAGATCCGCGGCTACGACTCCGCGCGTCAGGCCGCGCTCGACGGCTCGAACGTCCCGGTCGAAGTGTACGACACCCTCGTCGACACGGTCGACGACAACCTCGACGTGCTTCATCGGCATGCCGAGCTGAAGGCGGACGCGCTCGGCGTCGACCAGTTGGAAAGCCACGACCTGTACATGTCACTGACGGGCGATCAGGGGCCGGACGTGGCGTACGAGCAGGCCCGCGAGTGGGTGATCGAGGCGGTCGCGCCGCTGGGCGAGGCGTACCAAGAGCGGATGGCCGAGGGGCTCGACTCGCGGTGGGTCGACGTGTACGAGAACCGCGGGAAGCGCTCGGGCGCGTTCTCGTCGGGTACGTACGACACCCAGCCGTACATTCTGATGAACTACCAGGACGATATCGCCTCGATGTTCACGCTGGCCCACGAGCTTGGCCACTCGATGCACTCGGAGCTGTCCGGCGACACCCAGCCGTGGCACGATGCGAGCTACGACATCTTCGTCGCCGAGATCGCCTCTACCGTCAACGAGACCCTGCTCACCCACCACCTGCTCGACACGGTCGAGGACGACGAGCTGCGGACCCACGTGCTCGACGAGTATCTCGAACGCTTCCGTTCGACCCTGTTCCGCCAGACGATGTTCGCGGCCTTCGAACAGCGGATTCACGAGCGCGTCGAGGCCGACGACGCGCTCACGCCCGACGCGTTCGACGAGATCTACGCCGACCTCAAAGGCGACTACTACGCGCCCGCCGAACTGACCGGCGGCGTCGAACGAGAGTGGGAGCGGATTCCGCACTTTTACTACAACTTCTACGTGTACCAGTACGCGACCGGCATCTCCGCGGCGGCCGCGATCGTCGAGCGCGTCCTCGACGAGGGCGACGAGGCCGCCGCCGACTACCGCGAGATGCTGCGGGCGGGCGGTTCGGATTACCCCCTCGACGTCGTCGAACTCGCGGGGATCGACATGGCATCGCCCGAACCGATCGAGTCGGCCGTCGGGATCTACGACGAGTACCTCGACGAGATTGCGGCGCTTCTGGACGTGGAGTAGCCGGGAGGGTAAGAGCGGTCGTCGAGTCCGAACTGATCGAATATATCGGTGATCTCAGACGAGTCTTCAGCTCGCTCCCGAATTGGTGAGCAGACACGTGAGTCAGCGAGTACAGCCTGACTGAACTCCGAACACAAGCGTACAGAATATCCCGCTCGTTGGAGGTTCTCAGTCCTCTTCCTGTTTCGAGCTGGTGGGAGCCTCATCCAGTGGTTCCAACAAATCCGGCACACGATCGAAGTACGTTGCGAGTACGCCGCGACGGTCAGTACGCGGGCGTGCATAAGCGAGGTACCAGGCGACACTGCCAACGCTGATTCCAACGGCACCAATGATCGAAATGAGTCCCATCTGAATGATCAGTATGACACCACCGACCACGCCGAGAATCTGCACCGCCGGGTATCCGGGAGATCGAAAGTCCGGGTTATAGAAATCGACATCGGCCTCCCGAAAGACGATCACAGACAGATTCTCCAAGGAGAACACGAGGATGAGAAAGGCACTAGCCAGCTTTGCAAGGTTGACAACTGGAACGAACGCAATGAGCGCGAGCAACACCCCACCAGTCACGAGAACGGCGTTTACCGGCGTCAAAAACCGGTGGTTGATCCGCCCGACCTGATCAGGCAAAAGGGAGTCACGACTCATCGCAAGGAGGAAACGAGACGTTCCGAGAACACCCGCATTCGCCATGCTGGTAAGTGCAAGCACAGCGGTAATAGCGACCACCGTGACGCCCACACCACCAAACACCATCTCGGCACTGTCGGCCATCGGAGTGAGCGAGGTGCCACCGTCCGGGCCGCCGTGAATGAGCGTGTCGGCTGGCACAATGCCAACGATAACGCCCACTACGGCGGTATAAATCACCATCATCACTCCGATGGAAATCAGCATTGCACGAGGGATGTTCCGGCCCGGGTCAGTGATCTCTTCGGCAACGGAGGCGACTTCTCCGATCCCAGCATACGAAACGAAGACGAAAGCGGTGGCGGTGGCAATCCCGCCGATTCCGCGGGTGACAAACGGTGTATACTGTACCGAGTCAGAGGGCACGACTCCGCCGACGACGTAGGCGCCGAGCACGAGTACGACGAACGTTACCAGAACACCCTGCACCTGACCGCTTTTTTCGGTTCCGACAATATTGAGTAAGATGACAATAACTCCGAGGACAAGTGCAACCACTTTCACGAGGGTAGCCGGAATGCTCACGAGCAATAATAGGTATGCACCGAGGCCGACAAGCGCGAAGGCACTTTTGAATACAAGCGAAAACCAGACACCGATACCTGCAATCGTCCCAAAAAGCGGACCCATCGCACGGTCAATATAGATATAGGTCCCACCATCTTCCGGCATCGCCGTCGCCATTTCCGCCTTTGAGAGCGCGTTCGGGAGGACGATTAACCCAGCTAGCAAGTAGGCAACGATGATTGCAGGTCCTGCCTTCTTGTATCCGACTGCAGGGAGAACGAAGATCCCGCCACCGATCATTGCCCCCATGCTCAGCGTCACTGCTGAATAGAGCCCTAGATCTCGGCTCAACTCTCCGTCACTCATTACGTATTTTTTGTATTGAGTGGAGTTATATCTTCGTAATCAGCAATTTGACATAGATGTATTTCGTATTGCTAAATATTGTAAGTGATTTTTAATATGCAGGTAGAGGCTAACAGCAAATAGATGTACTCCTCTACCTGAGTAGCACCTCCAGACACTAGACAAGACGGGAGGCCCAGCAGACATCACAACCGTGTGTTGCTATTCACCTGTTCCCCATCCGATTGAGAACAGACGAGAGTACCACAAGAATGGGACTTCGACAGCGCCGAACCGCCGTCTCCGCGACGCTCCGACGCAACCCTTACGCGTCGTGACCCGCTAAACCGGGTATATGACCGATAAACGCGACGACGACCGCCACGAGTTCTCTGCCGGGCAGGGCGTCGACGCCGAGTACGAGGAGTTCACCCTCGACCCCGAGGAGATCGACGCCGACCCGAACACGGTCGACCCCGTCGACTCCCGCGTCCTCACCGACATCATGGACAAGCGCAACGTCGAGAGCGACGCCATCGACGTCGAGCGGCTGATCGACGTGGGGCTGTCGTACATGGGGATCAACCGCTTCGAGGAGGCGACGGAGACGTTCGAGCGCGCCGCCAGCTTCGCCGACGAGGACTCGCCGGAGGCCCAGGAGGCGTGGGTGAACAAGGGCGCGGCCCACGCCGAGCTCGAAGAGTACGATCAGGCGATCGGCGCCTACGAGGAGGCGCTGCGGATCGACGGCGACTCCGAGCACGCCGCGACCGCCGAGACCAACCTCGCGTACGCGCTCTGGGAGTCGGGCCGCGGCGAGCAGGCGCTCGAACACGCCGAGCGCGCCGTCGAGATCGATCCGCGCTTCGCGGAAGCGTGGTACAACCGCGGATTCCTGCTGGTCGAGCGCGGCCTCGCCGAGGACGCCGTCAGCTGCTTCGACAACGCGATCCGACTCGGCTACCGGAGCGCGGGCGTACTAGAGGAGAAGGCCCGCGCACTCGAAGAGGCCGGCGAACACGAACAGGCCGAGGAGGTCGCCGACCGCGCCGACGAGATCCGGCGCGAGGCGGAAGAGCAGATGGTCGAGGAACAGACCGGTCAGGCGCCCGGACCCGGCGGGCAGGGCCGTCAGGGCGGCCGACCCGGCGGACAGCCCGGTGCCGGCGGTCGGGGCGGCCGCGGCGGTCGAGGCGGGCAGGGCGGCACCCGCGAGGAGCCGGAGCGAGAGCTCCAGGGCGAGGGGCCAGAGGGCTTTTAAATGCTCCTCCGAGAGCGCGAGACCGCCGAGGGGCGGCTCGTCTCCGTCTGCGACACCGACTGCCTCGGCGAAACGTACGACAACGGACGTGCGACGATCACCGTCAGCGAGGAGTTCTACGGCGGCGACGACGCGGTCGAGGCGACCGCCGAGGAGGTCGTCGCGGGGCTCCACCGCGCGCAGGTCGCGAACATCGTCGGCACCGAGGCCGTCGGCGTCGCCGTCGAGGCCGGGCTCGTCGACGAGGAGACCGTACTGGAGTTCGACGAGACGCGACACGCACAACTGCTCTGGCTGTGACCGACCGGCGATGGCACGACGGAGCGACTGACGAGATAATGCGATGAAGCGACTGACGAGAGCCGAGTTGGCCGAGCGCGTGGGGCCGCAACCGCCCTCAGACGCGTTCTGGAACCGCGTGATCGCGGCCGAACGCGGGACGATCAGCGTCGGACCCGAGGTCGTCGGCGACACCGACCGCCGCGAGCGGGAGAACCGGCGTCGGCGCGGCGAGTCCGGCGACGACGGTCCCCTCTCGCCGGGCGACATGATCGATGTAGGCGAGAAGTCGTTCGTCGTCATCGCGGTCGAGGAAACGGAGTCGGGCGGTCGGCGATACCGGATCGACCGCGTGGAAGAGCGAGCAGACACGCAGTAAGGGCGTTATGCGGTCCCAGGACGCACCGACAAGGGCTGATTCGGTGGAATAGTTAATCTGTATCCCAGCCAGCAGGAGGTATGCCACTCGAAGTTCGGGAACGAGACATTCCCGGTGT encodes:
- a CDS encoding DUF424 domain-containing protein, giving the protein MLLRERETAEGRLVSVCDTDCLGETYDNGRATITVSEEFYGGDDAVEATAEEVVAGLHRAQVANIVGTEAVGVAVEAGLVDEETVLEFDETRHAQLLWL
- the rimI gene encoding ribosomal protein S18-alanine N-acetyltransferase, which codes for MTPVDATIRPVERADLLAVVRIERTCFSDPWPYDAFERLLEEPAFLVAEWEGAVVGYVVADSTPNHGRDIGHVKDFAVHPEARKRGVGRTLLRSALVRLHAVGVAVVRLEVRESNAAARSLYADEGFDPIRRISNYYRDGEDAFVLVVDLAEWTAGE
- a CDS encoding tetratricopeptide repeat protein, yielding MTDKRDDDRHEFSAGQGVDAEYEEFTLDPEEIDADPNTVDPVDSRVLTDIMDKRNVESDAIDVERLIDVGLSYMGINRFEEATETFERAASFADEDSPEAQEAWVNKGAAHAELEEYDQAIGAYEEALRIDGDSEHAATAETNLAYALWESGRGEQALEHAERAVEIDPRFAEAWYNRGFLLVERGLAEDAVSCFDNAIRLGYRSAGVLEEKARALEEAGEHEQAEEVADRADEIRREAEEQMVEEQTGQAPGPGGQGRQGGRPGGQPGAGGRGGRGGRGGQGGTREEPERELQGEGPEGF
- a CDS encoding TrmB family transcriptional regulator; amino-acid sequence: MESLRDLGLSSYEDRAYRGLLGLGTGTAADVTAESDVPKGRIYDALGGLESRGLVRVQSDREPKRYAPVEPAVAVDRLVEAKRRELERRIETYESGKDELIDQLADAETTDDRFWTAAVGAEDSLDLLFERVDAAADSIVVVATEVSSQFEVDREGPVLLDRLLSAIRRGVDVSVLLSPAMFDDALAAIDEDHAVLAMAQGAFTLRVTDDVYGNFYLIDDEEVCLEVSDPLAPDRLFGMLDLRDRGFATRVSDGFVDAWESADVVEEI
- a CDS encoding PAS domain-containing protein; amino-acid sequence: MTLRPTDRPAIACRDVRADTDDTRQSIDGSAESPASSGSPASPVPGADRFVAAVAVDGEVLFAGPSVPAVLGIERATLVGDDLLDYVHPNDREPVSDALSAVATNRVVTHRLRHANGGFVWVESVVDEELAPEFGGRVVTVRRVDAEQTFPERFREFLEYGTDLVTVVDADGRVRYESPAVEEVLGYEQGSTVGRSPLGYVHPDDRERVTERFYRALNDPDATPTMEYRYRTADGNWVWLESRSRSLPDDVAVGRLLINSRDVSERKARERRLTDRNERLDRFASIVSHDLRNPLSVIRGSMEMAELNGDTEPLERGERAVDRIDQLVSELLTLARQGSGIDEPTEFALGGVAREAWDTAGSADATLVLGADARVCGDRGRLRQVFENLFRNATEHAAPDGTDAIRSTDSGEDAPLTVLVTATGGGFLVADDGPGIDPAHREEVFDPGFTTREDGTGYGLDIVREVVESHGWTIGVRRDGTDPACPDDVTVPDGACFVVGGPDSDAADADEPWIDG
- a CDS encoding APC family permease, encoding MSDGELSRDLGLYSAVTLSMGAMIGGGIFVLPAVGYKKAGPAIIVAYLLAGLIVLPNALSKAEMATAMPEDGGTYIYIDRAMGPLFGTIAGIGVWFSLVFKSAFALVGLGAYLLLLVSIPATLVKVVALVLGVIVILLNIVGTEKSGQVQGVLVTFVVLVLGAYVVGGVVPSDSVQYTPFVTRGIGGIATATAFVFVSYAGIGEVASVAEEITDPGRNIPRAMLISIGVMMVIYTAVVGVIVGIVPADTLIHGGPDGGTSLTPMADSAEMVFGGVGVTVVAITAVLALTSMANAGVLGTSRFLLAMSRDSLLPDQVGRINHRFLTPVNAVLVTGGVLLALIAFVPVVNLAKLASAFLILVFSLENLSVIVFREADVDFYNPDFRSPGYPAVQILGVVGGVILIIQMGLISIIGAVGISVGSVAWYLAYARPRTDRRGVLATYFDRVPDLLEPLDEAPTSSKQEED
- the pepF gene encoding oligoendopeptidase F; this encodes MSSVPERAEIDEAYKWDLQGIYADDEEWESAYEAVSERIEELEAYEGRVADDAATLLELLELREAIFRDLEQVMTYAQLRSAEDTRNQEYQAMSAKASSLGSEASSTISYLEPELQSLTEADVAAFVDDEPALAEYEHYLDDVLRMKAHTRSAEVEEVLADLSEVTDAPSEIYSMLTNADMTYGVVENPDGEEVEITQANFTKLQKNPDRKFRERVHETFYDEWAGVRNTVGTSLKKAVREHATSAEIRGYDSARQAALDGSNVPVEVYDTLVDTVDDNLDVLHRHAELKADALGVDQLESHDLYMSLTGDQGPDVAYEQAREWVIEAVAPLGEAYQERMAEGLDSRWVDVYENRGKRSGAFSSGTYDTQPYILMNYQDDIASMFTLAHELGHSMHSELSGDTQPWHDASYDIFVAEIASTVNETLLTHHLLDTVEDDELRTHVLDEYLERFRSTLFRQTMFAAFEQRIHERVEADDALTPDAFDEIYADLKGDYYAPAELTGGVEREWERIPHFYYNFYVYQYATGISAAAAIVERVLDEGDEAAADYREMLRAGGSDYPLDVVELAGIDMASPEPIESAVGIYDEYLDEIAALLDVE